Proteins encoded within one genomic window of Lysinibacillus sphaericus:
- a CDS encoding CHASE3 domain-containing protein: MDKKMKMGIRTKITLGYVVIILCLLASVIILNNQITSLQKERNFIIKYDSQVQTLTNRIEKYILDMETSQRGYIITGDSSYLEPYENAEENWKIDYDELYQLLENRGNQQKKLETIKATIEHWIATSGEPTIHLKKEKNTVAGLTPIYKTVIKKALPNQLSVLNRRLVV, encoded by the coding sequence ATGGATAAAAAAATGAAAATGGGTATTCGGACTAAGATTACCCTCGGTTATGTAGTTATTATTCTTTGTTTACTTGCGTCAGTGATTATATTAAACAATCAAATTACTTCCCTACAAAAGGAAAGGAATTTTATTATTAAATATGATTCTCAAGTACAAACACTTACAAATCGTATTGAAAAATATATTTTAGATATGGAAACGAGCCAACGAGGCTATATTATTACGGGTGATTCGAGCTATTTAGAGCCATACGAAAATGCCGAAGAAAATTGGAAGATTGACTATGATGAACTCTATCAGTTATTAGAAAATAGGGGCAATCAGCAAAAGAAGTTAGAAACTATTAAGGCTACGATAGAACATTGGATTGCGACATCTGGTGAACCGACAATACATTTAAAAAAAGAAAAGAATACGGTAGCGGGACTGACCCCGATATATAAGACAGTAATCAAAAAAGCATTACCCAACCAGTTGTCGGTATTGAACCGGCGACTGGTTGTTTAG